CTTGAGGAACTACTCTTTAAATTCCATATAAATGATAGTTGATAGGTGCcagtcaatcattttttttatatagaataaacattttctttttaacaccTAGAGAGAGTTATGTGTCTGGTTGTGTTTGTGagactgtgtttttcttttgttatccacaaaaatgtttttatcagttCATGCCAACTACTACTATAAAGCTTTCTCGgcctgatttttattttatttttttagggtCTTGGTCAACGTGGTGAAGTATAAATTAGATCATATACGACGCCGCATCGAGACGGATGAGCGAGACTCCACCAACCGCGCCTCCTTCCGGTGCCCCTGCTGCTTCTCCACCTTCACGGATCTAGAGGCCAATCAGCTGTTTGAGCCAATGACAGGTAATCAATCAAATTATCTATGAGGCTATTGgttttatttcatgaaaaacactGTTCAGATTTCAGTGCTGCCTGATaatgtgtctgtctctggaGATGACAATGGCCGCTCTCTCATGACCACACTGCCATTGTGCGGTTGCTGTGTGctggaaagaaaaatgaatctGAGATGAGTGAAAGAACACTGAAATGTTCCCTCTAGACCTGTTTACACTAACATCACTTGCACAAAATGAGAGGAGAATGTGCACAAGATCTAAAGCCATTTGTGTTCCTGGTGAGGAGATGAAGCCCGTTGCAGGTTGTAACTTCCTGCTACCAGCCAACATAAAACCTAGTATGGAAACCGtctgtaaaacagaaatgttgttaAATTTACATTAAGTACCATAAGTCTCTTCTTAAGCcaacaaggaaaaaaataatgagaataTTAGAAGAACATAGTTAAAACATTAGATTTAGTCTAGCTATGTCACCTGATCAATAAGTGATAATTAATCAAGTCCATATATTTGCTGGTGTGGCTGTTTCCCCCAAATGTAACTGAGCAGTTGAATACATGGCCAACCTTTCGTTAGTTGAGTTTCGGTTACATTTAAATGTCCTAGCTTTTCTAGGTTAGGTTGTCTTCGGTCAAATTGCATGCTCAAACTGAAATTGGTTATTTGAAATGACTTGCTGTCACAACAAAAAGCCTGAAGCACAATCGTATTGTGATTCTCGCCCTGCCTCAATATGGGCTGGCAGCTGTCCAAAACCTTGCTTCTAAGTGGACATCACATCACTCACTTATCACTAGGAGCTATCCATtatgctgtgtttgtgcatgcgtTTGACCAGTGAGTAACAGAGGCAACCAGCAAGTCATCTGAGGCCGAGTGTGGGTGTGGACATGCGGAATTCATAGGGAAGATAAAGCTAAATAACCATGGCAATACAGTTGACGTAGACTCACGCATGGTTTTGAAATCAAATGAATTACTTAAGTCTCCAGTGCTTTCTCTGTTGAATTCAAATCACACATTTCCTGATTATGTGAGACGTTCTGGGAATAAGACTCTGGAGTATCAATGCATCACATTTTCTGCAAGTTGTCTACCCAGAATTTCTGGGTATGGTGATGTGCTTAATGTGCTTAATGTTGttgactaaaaaaaacacatgaaaaatgataatgCGACAGAAGAATATTGTGCTTGTGATGGAGTTTGTGTACGCTCCATACTCTTTGCGGTGTTCATTCATAAACTGCATTCATTCTTGAGTGTGAAGGAGGCACCGTGCTTTCAAGGTCTGCCAATCCCAAATGTTGACTACCAGACTACCAGTCAACCACCACTGTTGCTAGGAAACACAGACAGCTTGTGCTACATGAGTGTTTGAAACACGCCACCAGGCTGAAGAGAAGGGTTTGGCTGCCCATTCTGGAAGATAGTCTCAAGCCGTGACACCAAGCCCTGGAGGCCAGCTGTTCTTAGCTGCAGCGAGGTGAGACGTTAAACCACTGGAGGTCAGCAAAGGCACGATTATCAGAGGGTGTTAAATTACTCTTGAAATTTAGATCTCCGTTATTATTGGGTAAATGATTAGCGTAATATAGAAAAACACCCAGCATCCTGAAATGTCATCACAATGCCCCGAGGAGACCGGTTTTTAGTCTTACCAGtaagaaaggaaaaaacaaaacataatccAATTTGATCAGGTTTTATGTAAGCAAGCTGCATGTTgcctaaaatatgttttatataagaatatatatatatctcatcaCATGCTCAGACAACATGCTAAAGTCTTACTgtttattttagaataaaaacataagaaTGTGGGCAAATTCACATTTTCAGGGATGAGCTGTAAACGTTTTAGGCTCCAAATGCAACATAAAACTAATttgaggaaataaaatatacaatccCGCCACACCGGTTGATACCTTTTGATAGACAGTGGACATTACATCCTGGTTAAGGTTCTCATTTCTAGCTTCATGGTACGGTTTTGGAGCTGTCAGCATCTTCCTTGTGACGCATTTATAAAGCATCTTGCCAATTCCTTTGCATTCGTCTCTTGTTTCAACATATCTCCACTGGTATCAAATCTGGCTGTGGAGGCAGTAACCCTGCACCCTGAGGGaggctgacaaaaaaaaagaatacccGGAGCTCACGTAGTGGTAGTCTGACAGACCCGTTGCTTCTTCAGGGCAAGCAACACTCAGTTTTTCCTCACGGGGTGGGAAGTGCAATTACTAGTCTGCCAGCTCATTCTGACCCACAAAGGAGAGCCGGAAACCGTTCCGCTCTGAATTTTCACACTTTGCTGTGTGAATGTACCccatttgtcttttgtttttaccaacTCTTCCTGACATGTAGGTCCACCAAAACGTTTTAACTGAAAAATTGGGGTTTTGTAGCTGTGCATAAAATGTAACTTCCTTTCACCATTTCCTCTTCTTGCACAATGTACCACATGTGCTCTgacctctctttcactctctctttcaccgCATGcacacacgttttttttttttctctctcatcacacacacacacacacacacacacacacacacacacacacacacacacacacacacacacacacacacacacacaagacagacTAAGGGGCGGTGTAATGCTGGAACATTTCCCATTATTGCAACTGAAGTCAGCCAGAGGAGCAGATGGCCAATCATGCCCTTCTCTTACTGATAGAAAAGCAGGTTCCAAAGAAAAAGATCAGCATGCAGTGTCATTAACAGCTAGGCGTTGTATTTTTGGGGTAGAAGCACCCCTATCAGCTGAGGTATTGCAGGATTGCTTACAAATCCACAAGGTAAATCCTAATAGTGGACGTGTAGTAGCCTGCATTTCATTCCATGAGTGATACAGTATATAGTACATCTAAAGATCAAAGGGCAACCACTCAGTGAGGAAGAACTCTTGACTACcagtttatctttattttgagTCATGCACGTGTGTTCATTTTTGCTAAAGGAACCCACTGCACATTCCCAATTTTGCAAAGTTGGTTTGTGGCCTTGGTCCCTGGGCAAAAATCAAAAGCAATGCCCTATAGGAATGTCCCGAGGTTGTGGGTAACTCAGTATGTGCTTTGGTCGGGTAAGTAACCAGAATCCATCCcctattgtttttaaaacatagtTCTGTCTTGACCCATAGGTACATTTCGCTGCACCTTCTGTCAGACGGAGGTAGAGGAGGACGCGTCTGTCTGTCCTGACGGCCGGACACAAGTGGCGCGCTTCAATGAGCAGATCGAGCCCATCTACGCGCTGTTACGCGAGACCGAGGACGTTAACCTGTCCCAGGACCTGCTGGAGCCGGAGCCTGCTGAGATTCCTGCCCTCAAACAGAGGTCAGCTTCTGACAAAGCTCTCACACCACTTGCTCACTCATAAATACGTATTCCCCTCAGTCAGCCAGTCCTCAAGAATCAGCATTTTACACTGATAACAAATGAGAGGTTCAACTCTGTTTACTGCAATAATGACCTCCGCAATATTTGCTCAGCTTAATAACTGCTTGTGCAACAGTGGAATTCTATTAAGCCACAGGGATAAAACCTATCCGGTTTAGAAAACATTACACACACTCAATGTTTCATGTTTACACAAATACGTTTAAACTGTTGAAGATTGCATTTTAAAGGGTGCTTACTGAATCTTTCCTCTAGCCGTGACCGTGCTGCAGCAGCCGGAGCAAACCAAGGCCCACACCGTGAAGCCTGGTCCAACAAGGGCTCCTCTTACGCCGACCTGTACACCCAGAATGTGGTCATAAGcatggaggagcaggaagaacAGCTGAAGAAGGCCAACGCAGGCAAGGCACCGAAGGAGAGGCCCGTCTGGTTGACCCAGAGCACCGTGCAGGGTGCTTACAGCGAGCCTGCCGTCCTCAAGAACAGTGAGTGAGATTTACTTACAAAACACTTATCAAGCACTAACCAGTCAATATGTAGATTTCATACTATTCTGATGGTATGGAACaaaaactcttcttcttcacttgcgtataaatgtattttagtcacgactttttcggtacgtagaccttcatcaggttattctACCATACTATTCTGATggaaaataatcacattaacatcagattacatttttggacAACAACCACATTTTGTGAGTTGAATTATGAAGAATTGAATAATTTTGCTTCCATCTTGGCTAACCGCGGGGAAATGTAACTTCTAGAAATGATTCACTCTCTAagatattaatatatgtatatcttgatgcctaaaaaaaaaaaaaatctataatgtCAGTCctgcaaaaaatgacaaacaatgagTCAGaagacattaaattaaattccctCCCACTCCCACATGCTCTTTTCACATGTCATTATCTATAAATTCTATTGCCTCTCCACGGTGAGCCTTGCTGAACGCACTGAGTTTTCCAGGAGAGAGATGATGATCGTACGGACAGAGACGAGCCCAATCGAGACCCACACCTTTTGACTGCTCCCCTATGACCTTTAAATCCCGATCCCTGTTCTCTTTGCAGTCAAAACGTATCAACCCAGGTCATCTCCCTCCGTCAGAGTGGTCCCTTCACCATGCTTTCTTACTCTGACATTGTTTCTCCACCCAAGGGCATGCGGCAATCAGGCCCGGCCAGACTCTCATTGAACCATAATTGCTTAATTGAAATAATCAGAAGCTTGATTAGTGCATGGCTGAGCAAAAGAGTTGCTCATTAATAAAATCCATTCCTGTGGAAATTGCAGAAATTATGCCGTCCGAACGTCCTGTCTCCGAGGTGTGTCTCTGCGGATCAGTCTGTAATGATCGCGTTGCCCTTTGTGGCCTGGAAACAGACATTGACATCCGAAGATGACGTGGCGTAAACAAAGTTAATGTTCAGATACTAAGCTGCAATAAGGAATGCTCGATGAGGCTGTGAGATAGGAGCATAGATGGGCCGACAATACCTCGATGTCTTGTTCCAAGCACAATTTAGAAACACAAGTTCCAGAAGAAGGAACAAAGAGAATGAATTCAGAAGtgaatatatttcttatttgaataagtaattgttttgtttccccaGGTGGAGACGTTGCTCCCGTGGCCCAGGATGGAGCAGCAGGTCATGGAATTGATGAGTCGGATGAAAATGAGGAAGTGATGCGCGCCCTGCTCATCCACGAGAAGAGGGGTGCGGCGGCAACAGGTGGAGGCGGAGCAAGCACTGCCACCAAGAAGCCCAGCTCCACCAAAGCGAACGCCAGCGACTCCGACAGCGACACCAGCGAGTCGGATGACGACACCCGCTCGGGTCCTCCCCGGCCACAGCCGCTCAGCATCGGGCCgcgcaggaggaggaagaggacgatgATGAGTTTGAGGAGGTGGGGGATGAGCCAATGGTGATGGTCGGGGGAAGGCAGTTCACATACAGAGAGGTCAGCCAGAGGCCAGAGCTGGTGGAGCAAATGTCTGCACAGGAGAAGGAGGCCTACATTGAAATGGGACAAAACCTCTTCCAGGACATTTACTTCTGAACACACACTCCcattatacacacatacacacatacatttacacactcACTATCAACACTTTGATGGATTGGCTACGAGTTCTGAGCTATAAGTATACTTCTTCTGTCGGTGATGacatctggaaaaaaatgtttgtggaaAGAACttctcaagaaaaaaacaagatgtcgCTCAAGAAGTAAATACAGTCAGCTTCATGCTCTTGCATTATAAGAACCAAGGACAGTGTTGACAGTGTTGCCTAGGTGATCGCGCCTTTAGTATTCTGTCCTCAGTATTGTTTGTTCTCAGTCGTCAGCCCAGAGAGGAGTTGGCgagcagttttttttagcaCTGAGTGccaatttgtgttttgttaatctgaaatgaaaataaaacggACTAACAGACTGTCTGATTCAGTCATGTTTTTAAACGTGTTGTCCAGCCATGTGTCTTTCATGCATCTGATTGGAGAAAATCAGATGTGcttcacatttgattgattCAGCTGTCCACAGTGGCAGTGCTGTGGCTGAATGTAAGCAGTGTGACACTGAAGGattgaagctgctgctgctgctgaaatgcTGCTTTCACTACGGTTAGACGGGTAGACAAGACGTTGGGCggaacattttctgtttttcagatCAGACTTGATTTTAAAAGCTCCTCGCAGGCAAATGTTGAATACAAGAGAAACAAGTGGATATGGCTGAACTGTAGTGGattacagtaaaacatttgttaCTCTGaacaagttataaaaaaaatactgaagtaCAGCAGTATGCATGGACATATACTAATGTGTACATAGACTCAACCAGCAAATacacttaaaaacaatataGAATAGAAAAGTAAGGAGGAACTTTGACATTTGTCTTCTCAGATAGTGGACAAGACAGACTCTAGTGAGAGGGTTTGGAATTATACTAATATTAAATTATACCCCATAGCTGTTTACAGTTGGGCCTCAATGTTCCACACCATGCTCATGTGTCTGGATATAACTTTATGCCACACTATGGACCTTTGTTTCTACCATTCTAAATGAGAATTTATATCAAACGATCTAAGCAGCAAAAGATATAAGATGAAAACTATGATGAAACAAGGGTGGtacataatttttttcattcttaATTATATTAGCctcatgaaaatacatttattttaagttttctttttactgtccATCTGTTGACTTGTATTCTCTACACAGTATAATGCCTCCTGACGTGATAGTAACACCAATGGTCCCACCACATatgcaacaaattaaaaaaatactaccCATTGTATCTGATGCGTATCAAAATCTATTCAGACTTGTCAGTGGGTTAGTTTATTCTGTTATCAAGGATGGTACAGCTATTATAGAGGTGGatggaaaaatctaaatcataGACATGTTCATATTATGTGAAAATTTGATTTCAGGAGAAattgaggggggaaaaaaagattaacaggCTTTGGGAAAAATAACATGCATTTCATAGCATTCCCCTCCCTTGTGATGTCCTCCCAGTGAGACCATTCCTGTCTTGTCTGGTCACATCCAGGTGACAATTATTCAATGAGGCAGTCCCTACGGGGCAAACACACTCCCAGTTTTCCTCCAGATGTGCTCCAGCTGGATTTAGGATAATTTGTTATGTGGCTTTCCAAataatgactgtttttatgtaaCCTCAGTAACCCACGGCACTTGGTCACCTTCTCATAATGGGGGTCAACTTCACCTCAAAGCCAGAGTCTGAATACAGACGTGGGCCTGGCATTTGCAGGAAACAGgcctttcaaataaaatgttaaatcttaCACCTTCCATGGGGCCTGCTGCAGAAACatcacccctctctcttttgtctttttgagcAATATTTAccagatttttaaaaacaagttaatataagaaaataacCAATAATTAGTTGTTTCCATTTCATGTGAATCTTAATTTAAGATGGATTTtcatccagttttttttttttttataaattgcagTGTGATGCAATGAACAATAaaagctgacatttaaaaaatagccCAACATTGTGAAATAGAAGTCTAACAAGCCCTAGGCCAGCTGTATGTCTCAGCCATTCACTATTGGCTGTAATAATCACTATACGTTGCTTTATAACAAACATGGTCAATGAAGCAAACATGAGCAGGGATGGGGAAGAGGGggcttttttctgaaggtggcaCTGGAGGGAAGTCCATTAACACCAAAAGGGTTTATTTCCTCAAGAGCATGTATGGTGACATCAATGTTAATACAAAATTGCACAGTATTCATGTGTAAAATTCTCATTTTGTATCGTGGTTGCAACAGTGGATAAAGCCAACGGGGGTCCATAAAAATGGCTTTTCTTGAACCTGAATATCAGCCCTCCAGACTTGTGAACATCACTCATAGGAACTGGAACATGTCTGAAGTGCTGTCCATTATCACATCAAGGCTGCACCAGTGCTGGGCTGTGAAAGATGAAACAGGCTATCATATGGTATTTCACACCTCACTCATAGCCAGATACAATCAGACAGGTACATGAGAGGTATTTCTCAAAATCCAAAATCATTGAGAATGCCAACAACCCagtttttagcctcttttagctcttGTTTTGGTTTAGAATTGTACCGTATGCTCTCACACCAACCCCCATGTAGGCAAccttttcaagcaaaaatgctcGAGATTAGCGTGTGTGCTACCTGCCCATTTCCAAAGGCGGACAGGCAAAGTTATTTAGTGGGTGGTGATTGGTGAACATAGTCCATTAGCTTAATATTTATCTCAGGAGATGGTTagaacacaaaatgaaataacaaaccGGCAGATATTGTATTTGTCAGGTGGCCTGATGATTCCAAATGATTGCTAATGCTTCCCCTTTTCTGCTGTGTAAGTAGGTAACCACTCAAGAGGCCAAAGATTAATTAAAAGCAGCCTCAAGGAGTTTTGTACATAGGAACACCTGCTGGTTGATACTTTAGCTTTAAAAGCTTTTTCTATAATTACTATTTAACAATTGGAACTGGAAATAAGGTTGCTTAGCCAACATCTGGTGAGCAGTGCTTCACATACCATTCTATTACCGTATATATGATTTATATGTGACCTCAGACCATCCTGTTCACCATGCTGGAGGATAGCACTGGTGATAGGTACACCAGGtcctgtgtaaaaacaaaactcactATGGGCGTATTAGATTCGGGTGAAAATGTCAACTCTGCAGAGGAGCTTGGTGAGGCCTGACACCTCTGGCGCTCTACAAGTCCATATATTCCTTTTAAGTTAGAGGATGGACACCTGTAGGGCAGAGCCTCAAAGGTCAGGATGAAAACAGGACCTGGCCTCATTAAAACATACCCCACCCTTCAAGACAGCTCAATTAAAACCTAACCTCATGCTGTGCTATTGATCTGCCGAGGCAAGCCTGAGTGCGGGGAGATGAGGTTGGGTTAGGAGGGCGAGCCGAACACCGTAGGGGATCTACAAAGCTGTAAAAAATGAAGTTCAGATGTGGCGTGGTGCAAGGTGGTAATAgatttgtgtgcatttatgaattcaaacaaaagtacTGAAGTTTAACGTTTAACTGTCAGCTCTCTCCTGTGGACgcctttattgttgtttttcctctctgcatTAACGTCTACTGATTTGGACACAAATGTTCATAAACTCATGTGAGCTCATTTGTTTGCgaaataaagagaataatttAACAAGGAGggaataaatcatttataaataatttcacTTGGACAGGATTTGGAAGGGTGTGGTATatagctgttttctttttgtgtgtgcgtgtgtgtgtgtgtgtgtgggcggagACTCTCAAAGCCAGTCGTATGACTGATGCTTCACGAGGTTTGCCTGAGAAGATTACATAAGGATCGATTGCTTAGAGGTGTCTCTGTCATTCTTCATCCAATAAAGACGGAAGATTAACGACTCAATGATCGACCCTGTTTGTCGGTCTGTCATTCAGCCTGCAACTCTCTTTCATCGCCTTCTTTGAAATCTGAGATCTCATAAGTAGCTGAGAGTATTTAATCCATCCGTTgatccatccattcatcttcATGTGCGTTGGAACGTGCGGGTGGAGGAGTTTTTAAGATTAAAGATGAGTGGTTTTAACATTCAAACTCAAATTTCTCTTTAACGCTATTGATTTCTACTTACCACTTTATTAGAACATCTACAGCACTGCTTCAGCTGGAAAGCAATGCATGCagctgacctaattcaacatgGCTGAACATCTAAAATATAACCAAGCCCACTACATCTTGAACTGAGGTAGCACTGCACACTTTACACTATGCTGTTGAAGCTCCTAACTGCCTGGTAAAAGTAATGCCCTAACAACTCCATGTGCCTTAATGCTGAAGGctgtaaaatgatatatttggGACAATTGCTCTACCTTACAGTTAAGCTTTTACAAGTTTTCTAGTGTATTTGTATCTTTGTCTTGATCATTAGGGACTTTTAACttaaaaggtgctaaataaaaaatccatagcatatctattgcctccacacggctcccAATATGGCGATGGCTGAGCGGGTGGCTTGcagctaatggtgctaacagctctaacagtATGAGCGCAGGGCCAAGCGGAGGCagtgagctagccagtggggcacacTTATGTGCACGTACATGCACTTAAAGGCGTGCACAGCTGCCCGGCTATGCAAACAGAGCACAGAGAAGCTctaattacaacacacacagaggaagagagacttcattctctgttcagatagataagataagataagataaaataagataatcctttattagtcccacagcggggacatttgcaggattacagcagcagagaggatagtgcaaacaagaggaataagtaaaaagaaaaaaaagtattataaataagtaatcacacagtaaagaataataaataagtaaaaactttaAGAATCCaccatgaataaaatattatagaaacagacagaatcattttagtaTTGCATTATAGCGACATTATAGTGACATTACTTCACTATATATTAGATGCTCTTAAAGTGTcagcgtttcttttttttctatatctaACCatagaagaaagagaagagggtCAGTAAAGAAAAAATTGCAAGAATAAGAAAACCAACCATAACTATATAGCATTAAAAAACAGGCAGCTTATTGTTGTGTACATGCAAGGCTGGACTTTAGTGgtggctctgctgctgttaacCATGTTGAGCACCTATCAAAGCAACCATGACAAACATCTGTCCTTATTTAGAAGCAGTTAACCTTTTGTGCAAGCATTTCACATCCATTTTGAAAAGAACAACCATTATTCatcttatttattcatgagAGTCCCCGCACTCATCCTCACCAGGCAAGGACAGTAATGCATCTGAGGAGGTGTATCTATTTCGGTCTGACAAACAGTATATGCCTCCATACCTACACTTGGTGTTAacattcttcatgttttttacCTAAACTATAGCGACATTGTACCTTGTGTTATAGCAAAGATCAGTGTTTGAggaattttcccttttttactTCTTACCCAGTGTCAGAATGGAAGgatgaatgcattttatttagtctCTGTCTGTAGTGAATTAACCAATAGGATatggtttctatttttttttttattattataaaagtaCATTGTAAAGCAACgcataaagacataaaatgcTCAAAACATACTCAgacatataaaaatacatttcgaTACAGAAAGGACAAAATCAAAAGCTACATCTGCACAGAACTAACAgtgtgtacatgtaaaaggtgtCCACAGG
The Anoplopoma fimbria isolate UVic2021 breed Golden Eagle Sablefish chromosome 16, Afim_UVic_2022, whole genome shotgun sequence genome window above contains:
- the gtf2e1 gene encoding LOW QUALITY PROTEIN: general transcription factor IIE subunit 1 (The sequence of the model RefSeq protein was modified relative to this genomic sequence to represent the inferred CDS: inserted 1 base in 1 codon), with amino-acid sequence MIEPEVLTEVPAALKRLAKQVVRGFYGVEHALALDVLIRNPCVREEDMLELLKFDRKQLRSVLNTLKADKFVKCRMRVETAPDGKTTRHNYYFINYRVLVNVVKYKLDHIRRRIETDERDSTNRASFRCPCCFSTFTDLEANQLFEPMTGTFRCTFCQTEVEEDASVCPDGRTQVARFNEQIEPIYALLRETEDVNLSQDLLEPEPAEIPALKQSRDRAAAAGANQGPHREAWSNKGSSYADLYTQNVVISMEEQEEQLKKANAGKAPKERPVWLTQSTVQGAYSEPAVLKNSGDVAPVAQDGAAGHGIDESDENEEVMRALLIHEKRGAAATGGGGASTATKKPSSTKANASDSDSDTSESDDDTRSGPPRPQPLSIGPRXEEEEDDDEFEEVGDEPMVMVGGRQFTYREVSQRPELVEQMSAQEKEAYIEMGQNLFQDIYF